One segment of Pasteurella skyensis DNA contains the following:
- the thrS gene encoding threonine--tRNA ligase: MPIITLPDGSTREFEQAVSVFEVAQSIGSGLAKATIAGRVDGVRVDACDMIEQDSKLEIIAAKDEDGLEIIRHSCAHLLGHAIKQLYPNAKMAIGPTIDNGFYYDVDLEHSLTTEDIEKIEKRMLELAKTNYEVIKKVGSWQDAYDAFDARGESYKLEILTENIDKCDTPALYHHQEYIDMCRGPHVPNMKFCQHFKLQKVAGAYWRGNSDNKMLQRIYGTAWADKKQLSAYLKRLEEAAKRDHRKIGKALDLYHMQEEAPGMVFWHNDGWTIFRELETFVRTKLKEYDYQEVKGPFMMDRVLWERTGHWQNYGELMFTTSSENREYCVKPMNCPGHVQIFNQGLKSYRDLPLRMAEFGSCHRNEPSGSLHGLMRVRGFTQDDAHIFCTEDQVESEVTSCIKMVYDIYSTFGFNEVEVKLSTRPESRIGSDEMWDSAETGLAAALKTNGLSYEIQEGEGAFYGPKIEFTLHDCLGREWQCGTIQLDFALPSRLNASYVAEDNDRKTPVMIHRAILGSLERFIGIITEEYAGFFPTWLAPTQAVVLNITESQADYVNGVVKKLSDAGLRVKSDLRNEKIGFKIREHTLRRIPYMLVCGDKEIAEGKVAVRTRKGKDLGSISVDEFVQMLKTQVRNRDLKLFEEE, from the coding sequence ATGCCAATTATTACTTTGCCAGATGGCTCAACACGTGAATTTGAACAAGCAGTTTCTGTTTTTGAGGTTGCTCAAAGCATTGGTTCAGGTCTTGCTAAAGCGACTATTGCAGGTCGTGTAGATGGCGTACGTGTTGATGCGTGCGATATGATTGAACAAGACAGTAAATTAGAAATTATTGCTGCAAAAGATGAAGACGGTTTAGAGATTATTCGTCACTCTTGTGCCCACCTGTTAGGCCACGCAATTAAACAACTTTATCCAAATGCAAAAATGGCGATTGGTCCAACGATCGACAACGGTTTTTACTATGATGTTGATTTAGAACACTCTTTAACCACAGAAGATATTGAAAAAATTGAAAAAAGAATGTTAGAGCTTGCTAAAACAAACTACGAAGTCATTAAAAAAGTCGGTAGTTGGCAAGATGCTTATGATGCCTTTGATGCACGTGGCGAGTCTTATAAATTAGAAATTTTAACGGAAAATATTGATAAATGTGATACACCAGCGTTGTATCATCATCAAGAATATATCGATATGTGTCGCGGTCCACACGTACCAAATATGAAATTCTGCCAACATTTTAAATTACAAAAAGTGGCAGGTGCATACTGGCGTGGTAACAGTGATAATAAAATGCTACAACGTATTTACGGCACAGCGTGGGCGGATAAAAAACAATTGTCAGCCTATTTAAAACGCTTAGAAGAAGCAGCAAAACGTGACCACCGTAAAATTGGTAAAGCGTTAGATTTGTACCATATGCAAGAAGAAGCACCGGGTATGGTGTTCTGGCATAACGATGGTTGGACAATTTTCCGTGAGTTGGAAACTTTTGTGCGTACTAAATTAAAAGAATATGATTACCAGGAAGTAAAAGGTCCGTTTATGATGGATCGTGTACTCTGGGAGCGTACAGGTCACTGGCAAAACTACGGTGAGTTAATGTTTACGACTTCATCAGAAAACCGTGAATATTGCGTAAAACCGATGAACTGTCCTGGTCACGTACAAATCTTTAATCAAGGTTTAAAATCGTACCGTGATTTACCATTGCGTATGGCGGAATTTGGTTCTTGTCACCGTAACGAGCCGTCAGGTTCATTACACGGTTTAATGCGTGTGCGTGGCTTTACCCAAGATGATGCACATATTTTCTGTACTGAAGATCAAGTTGAAAGCGAAGTAACCAGCTGTATCAAAATGGTTTACGATATTTATAGTACCTTTGGTTTTAATGAGGTTGAAGTCAAACTTTCAACTCGTCCAGAAAGTCGTATTGGCTCTGATGAAATGTGGGACAGTGCAGAAACAGGCTTAGCAGCTGCATTAAAAACTAACGGTTTAAGTTATGAAATTCAAGAAGGTGAAGGGGCATTCTATGGTCCTAAAATTGAATTTACTTTACACGATTGTTTAGGTCGTGAATGGCAGTGCGGAACCATTCAGTTAGACTTTGCTTTACCTAGTCGTTTAAATGCGTCTTATGTAGCAGAAGATAATGATCGTAAAACACCTGTGATGATCCACCGAGCTATTTTAGGATCACTGGAACGCTTTATCGGTATTATTACCGAAGAATATGCAGGTTTCTTTCCTACGTGGTTAGCACCAACGCAAGCGGTAGTATTAAATATTACTGAGAGCCAAGCTGACTATGTAAATGGTGTTGTGAAAAAATTATCTGACGCAGGTTTACGTGTAAAATCAGATTTACGTAATGAAAAAATTGGGTTCAAAATCCGTGAACATACCTTACGTCGTATACCTTATATGCTAGTTTGTGGCGATAAAGAAATTGCTGAAGGCAAAGTCGCAGTGCGTACTCGTAAAGGTAAAGATTTAGGTTCAATTAGTGTTGATGAATTTGTTCAAATGTTGAAAACACAAGTACGTAATCGAGATCTGAAATTATTTGAAGAAGAGTAA
- a CDS encoding GrxA family glutaredoxin — protein MFVEIYGRLTCPYCLRAILLAKKMKKQLDNFDFKFINMTAENISKSDLEPRVGKTVATVPQIFADNEHIGGCTEFQAFAKAKFNIS, from the coding sequence ATGTTTGTAGAAATTTATGGACGCCTAACTTGCCCTTACTGTCTTAGAGCAATTTTACTCGCTAAGAAGATGAAAAAACAATTAGATAATTTTGATTTTAAATTTATCAATATGACTGCTGAAAACATATCGAAATCGGATCTTGAACCTCGAGTTGGTAAAACAGTGGCTACCGTTCCTCAAATATTTGCTGATAACGAACATATCGGTGGTTGCACTGAATTTCAAGCATTTGCTAAAGCAAAGTTTAATATTAGTTAA
- the lexA gene encoding transcriptional repressor LexA: MQRQPLTQRQQEIFDLVKSHIEETGMPPTRVEIAREIGFKSPNAAEEHLKALARKGYIEILSGTSRGIKLLIDEEEQESEEQGLPLVGKVAAGEPILAIENIENHYPVNGEMFSPCADYLLKVSGNSMENIGILDGDLLAVHKTNTVRNGQVVVARIDDEVTVKRLEKKGNILYLHPENDELEAIVVDPSKQYIEIEGLAVGIIRNNAWM; the protein is encoded by the coding sequence ATGCAACGTCAACCCTTAACACAACGTCAGCAAGAAATTTTTGATCTTGTTAAGTCTCATATTGAAGAGACTGGAATGCCACCTACTCGAGTAGAAATTGCTCGTGAAATTGGTTTTAAATCACCCAATGCAGCAGAGGAACACTTAAAAGCATTGGCTCGTAAAGGTTATATTGAAATTTTATCTGGCACTTCACGAGGCATTAAATTGTTAATAGATGAAGAAGAGCAAGAAAGTGAAGAGCAGGGGTTGCCTCTTGTCGGAAAAGTTGCAGCAGGAGAACCAATTTTAGCCATTGAGAATATTGAAAATCATTATCCTGTTAATGGTGAAATGTTTTCCCCTTGTGCGGATTATCTGCTTAAGGTAAGTGGTAACTCAATGGAAAATATTGGCATTTTGGATGGCGATTTGCTTGCCGTGCATAAAACTAACACTGTACGAAATGGTCAGGTTGTGGTCGCTCGAATTGACGATGAAGTCACAGTAAAACGCTTAGAAAAGAAAGGTAATATCCTTTATTTACACCCAGAAAATGACGAACTTGAAGCAATCGTCGTTGATCCTTCAAAACAATATATTGAGATTGAGGGGCTTGCTGTGGGAATAATTCGTAATAATGCGTGGATGTAA
- the plsB gene encoding glycerol-3-phosphate 1-O-acyltransferase PlsB encodes MSKLLSLYHTVLKLPLSLLVRPRAIPENPVSELNLNLEQPIIYILPYSSQTDLLILQKHCLSLNLPDPLGYNILKEQKLSRVVYLDHSCCFVKTKEKTQKIFNQYLNLHKDDKALDVQVIPVSVLWGRSPGKENAPKLRFLSFFQRIIAMLWFGRDNFIRFSQAVSLRYMTDEHGSDTKIAHKLSRVARMHFAKQRYSATGPQLPNRQAMFNKLLQTPSILAAIEEEAKKPKSSPEKARKEAEKMMNEIAAKVNYNSLRVADRFLSWLWNKLYQGITVENADRVRKLALDGHEIVYIPCHRSHMDYLLLSYLLYHEGLVPPHIASGINLNFWPAGPLFRSWGAFFIRRTFNGNRLYSTIFREYLAELFHRGYSVEYFIEGGRSRTGRLLTPKTGMMAMTLRAVQGATRPISIVPVHIGYEHVLEVDTYAKELRGAKKEKENVALVFKVIKKLRNLGQGFVNFGEPIQLNHYLNDHYPQWKEEFGEERPQWFNNAVNDVANLVMTKINNAAAVNAQNLIGTALLNSRQRSLTKEQLIEQVESYLQLLHNVSYANDITVPKESASQLLDHAITLPRSGILIEADSFGDIIRLDRQSAVLMTYYRNNIQHLFILPSLIASIVLHHEAVSKDLVVQIINRIYPFLKAELFVRFDEQTLHSQIDAIIIEFTRQGIIKNESDMLRINTQQIRTLQLYSAGVREPLQRYYISLSLLIKQNDISRNELEAESRSIAQRLSVLHGINAPEFFDKALFSTFISSLKSQGYFDDEDKPNIEKAVATQSLLQELISIEVQHSVQGVMVKLEETTH; translated from the coding sequence ATGTCTAAATTACTCTCTCTTTATCACACAGTATTAAAACTCCCTCTTTCTCTACTAGTGAGACCTCGTGCTATTCCCGAAAATCCTGTGTCAGAATTGAACTTAAATTTAGAGCAACCTATTATCTATATTTTGCCTTATAGCTCTCAAACAGATTTATTAATTTTACAAAAACATTGCCTCAGCTTAAACCTTCCTGACCCATTGGGATATAACATATTAAAAGAGCAAAAACTATCTCGTGTTGTTTACTTAGATCACAGTTGCTGTTTTGTAAAAACCAAAGAAAAAACTCAAAAAATATTTAATCAATATTTGAATTTACATAAAGATGATAAAGCGCTTGATGTTCAAGTTATTCCTGTTTCTGTATTGTGGGGACGTTCGCCTGGTAAAGAAAATGCGCCAAAATTACGTTTTTTAAGTTTTTTCCAACGCATTATCGCAATGTTATGGTTTGGAAGGGATAACTTTATCCGTTTTTCACAAGCGGTATCATTACGCTATATGACTGACGAACACGGCTCAGATACCAAAATTGCACATAAACTGTCTCGTGTAGCAAGAATGCACTTTGCAAAACAACGCTATTCCGCAACAGGGCCACAGTTACCTAATCGCCAAGCAATGTTTAATAAACTATTGCAAACACCAAGTATCTTAGCGGCAATTGAAGAAGAAGCTAAAAAACCGAAAAGCTCACCTGAAAAAGCACGTAAAGAAGCAGAAAAAATGATGAATGAAATTGCTGCAAAAGTAAACTATAACAGTTTACGAGTCGCAGATCGTTTCTTAAGTTGGCTCTGGAATAAACTTTATCAAGGTATCACTGTTGAAAATGCAGATCGTGTACGTAAATTAGCCTTAGATGGTCACGAAATTGTGTATATTCCTTGTCACCGTAGCCATATGGACTATTTACTCCTCTCTTATCTTTTATACCACGAAGGTTTAGTGCCGCCACACATTGCTTCTGGTATCAATCTTAATTTTTGGCCAGCAGGTCCTCTTTTCCGTAGCTGGGGAGCCTTTTTTATCCGACGTACCTTTAATGGTAATCGTCTATATTCAACCATTTTCCGTGAATATTTAGCAGAACTATTCCATCGAGGCTATTCCGTTGAATACTTTATTGAAGGTGGACGTTCTCGAACAGGACGACTACTCACGCCAAAAACAGGTATGATGGCAATGACATTAAGAGCAGTACAAGGTGCAACTCGCCCAATTTCAATTGTACCTGTACATATTGGCTATGAACACGTACTCGAAGTGGATACCTATGCTAAAGAATTACGAGGAGCCAAAAAAGAGAAAGAAAATGTCGCACTCGTCTTTAAAGTTATCAAAAAATTACGTAATTTAGGACAAGGATTTGTGAATTTTGGAGAACCGATTCAGCTTAATCACTACCTTAACGATCATTATCCACAATGGAAAGAAGAATTTGGAGAAGAACGTCCACAGTGGTTTAATAACGCCGTCAATGATGTCGCAAATCTTGTAATGACTAAAATCAATAATGCAGCAGCAGTTAATGCTCAAAACTTAATTGGTACTGCATTACTTAACTCTCGCCAACGCTCATTAACAAAAGAACAGCTTATTGAGCAAGTAGAAAGTTACTTACAATTACTCCATAATGTATCGTATGCTAATGATATTACAGTACCAAAAGAGTCTGCGTCACAGTTATTAGATCACGCTATTACCTTACCTCGTTCAGGTATTCTAATAGAAGCCGACAGCTTTGGAGATATTATCCGTTTAGATCGCCAATCTGCGGTATTAATGACTTACTACCGTAACAATATTCAACATTTATTTATATTACCTTCTCTGATTGCCAGTATTGTATTGCATCACGAAGCCGTATCAAAAGATTTGGTTGTACAAATTATTAATCGTATTTATCCGTTCTTAAAAGCAGAACTCTTTGTACGTTTTGATGAGCAAACGCTCCATTCACAAATTGATGCGATTATCATCGAATTTACTCGTCAGGGCATCATTAAAAATGAAAGTGATATGCTCAGAATTAATACTCAACAAATAAGAACATTACAACTCTATTCTGCTGGGGTTAGAGAACCATTACAACGCTATTACATAAGCTTAAGCTTACTGATTAAACAAAATGATATCAGTCGTAATGAATTAGAGGCTGAAAGTCGATCTATTGCACAACGCCTATCTGTATTACACGGAATCAACGCACCAGAATTTTTTGACAAAGCACTATTTTCTACTTTTATATCAAGTTTAAAATCTCAAGGTTACTTTGATGATGAAGATAAACCAAATATAGAAAAAGCAGTAGCCACACAGTCTCTGTTACAAGAACTTATTTCTATAGAAGTGCAACATTCTGTGCAGGGTGTTATGGTAAAATTAGAAGAGACTACTCACTGA
- the deoD gene encoding purine-nucleoside phosphorylase → MATPHINAPEGAFSDVVLMPGDPLRAKYIAETFLQDVKEVTNVRNMLGYTGTYKGRKISVMGHGMGIPSCSIYTKELITEYGVKKIIRVGSCGAVRKDVKLRDVVIGMGACTDSKVNRMRFKDHDFAAIADFDMTAAAVQAAKAKGVNVRVGNLFSADLFYTPDFEMFDVMEKYGILGVEMEAAGIYGVAAEFGAKALSICTVSDHIRTGEQTTAEERQLTFNDMIEIALESVLLDD, encoded by the coding sequence ATGGCAACTCCACATATTAACGCGCCAGAAGGTGCATTTTCAGATGTAGTATTAATGCCGGGTGATCCACTTCGTGCTAAGTATATTGCAGAAACTTTTTTACAAGATGTAAAAGAAGTAACGAATGTTCGTAATATGCTTGGTTACACAGGGACTTACAAAGGTCGTAAAATCTCTGTTATGGGACACGGAATGGGTATCCCATCTTGTTCAATCTACACAAAAGAATTAATCACAGAATACGGAGTGAAGAAAATCATCCGTGTTGGTTCTTGTGGTGCAGTACGTAAAGATGTGAAATTACGTGATGTGGTTATTGGAATGGGTGCTTGTACAGATTCAAAAGTAAATCGTATGCGTTTTAAAGATCACGATTTTGCAGCGATTGCAGATTTTGATATGACAGCAGCAGCAGTTCAAGCAGCTAAAGCAAAAGGTGTTAACGTTCGTGTTGGTAACCTTTTCTCAGCGGATCTTTTCTACACACCAGATTTTGAAATGTTTGATGTAATGGAAAAATATGGCATTTTAGGTGTTGAAATGGAAGCAGCAGGCATCTATGGTGTAGCAGCAGAATTTGGTGCAAAAGCATTATCGATTTGTACTGTTTCAGACCATATCCGCACGGGCGAGCAAACAACAGCAGAAGAACGTCAATTGACTTTCAATGATATGATTGAAATTGCGTTAGAGTCAGTTTTATTGGACGACTAA
- the deoC gene encoding deoxyribose-phosphate aldolase: MNQKQIAEQALSLMDLTTLNDNDTDAKVITLCNQAKTDFGSPAAVCIYPRFIPVAHKTLKALGLDVKVATVTNFPHGNDDIDIAVAETKAAVAYGADEVDVVFPYKALISGNEHVGFELVKQCKAVCEQANVLLKVIIETGELKTEQLIRKASEIAINAGADFIKTSTGKVPVNATLESARIMLEVIRDLNVADKVGFKAAGGVKTTAEAEQYLSLAADILGKDWVNSTHFRFGASSLLANLLATLNGTEEQSVTGY; the protein is encoded by the coding sequence ATGAATCAAAAACAAATTGCAGAGCAAGCATTATCATTGATGGATTTAACCACTTTAAATGATAATGATACAGATGCAAAAGTGATTACATTATGTAATCAAGCAAAAACAGATTTTGGTAGCCCTGCTGCCGTTTGTATTTATCCACGTTTTATTCCAGTGGCACATAAAACATTAAAAGCATTAGGCTTAGATGTAAAAGTGGCAACAGTGACTAATTTCCCTCACGGTAATGATGATATTGACATTGCTGTAGCAGAAACTAAAGCTGCGGTTGCTTATGGTGCAGATGAAGTGGATGTGGTATTTCCATATAAAGCATTAATCTCAGGTAATGAACACGTTGGCTTTGAATTAGTCAAACAGTGTAAAGCAGTATGCGAGCAGGCGAATGTTTTATTGAAAGTTATCATTGAAACAGGTGAGTTAAAAACAGAACAGCTTATTCGTAAAGCAAGTGAAATTGCGATTAATGCAGGAGCGGATTTTATTAAAACATCAACAGGTAAAGTTCCTGTGAATGCAACCTTAGAATCTGCTAGAATTATGTTGGAAGTGATTCGTGACTTAAATGTGGCGGATAAAGTTGGTTTCAAAGCAGCAGGTGGTGTGAAAACAACGGCAGAGGCTGAACAGTATTTATCATTAGCGGCAGATATTTTAGGTAAAGATTGGGTAAATTCAACTCACTTCCGTTTTGGTGCATCAAGTTTATTGGCTAATTTATTAGCTACATTAAATGGAACTGAAGAACAATCAGTAACAGGTTATTAA
- a CDS encoding NupC/NupG family nucleoside CNT transporter encodes MNSVLNSFLGIFVLLAIAFVFSNNKKAINYRTVLGALALQITIGALILYVPQGRDALGGAADAVSKVISYGNEGISFLFGGLVSDKMFEVFGGGGFVFAFRVLPTIVFFSALISVLYYVGIMQMVIRVLGGLLQKALGTSQAESMSAAANIFVGQTEAPLVVKPFVNKMTESELFAVMSGGTASIAGAVMAAYAGMGVPLPYLIAASFMAAPGGLLFAKIILPQTEQFKDQLEEVDLEKPANVLEAAASGASTGLGLAANVGAMLIAFVALIALINGVIGGIGGWFDHPEWSLSLIFGLVFKPLAWVIGVPWNEASIAGEMIGLKLVVNEFVGYLEFIKYLAPESAVHLTDKTVAIVTFALCGFANFSSIAILIGGIGTMAPSRRSDIARLGMRAVLAGSLSNLMSATIAGLFIGISGALV; translated from the coding sequence ATGAATAGTGTATTAAACAGCTTTTTAGGTATTTTTGTACTTTTAGCTATTGCTTTTGTGTTTTCTAATAATAAAAAGGCAATCAACTATCGTACTGTTTTAGGTGCATTAGCATTACAGATTACTATTGGGGCATTGATTTTATATGTACCACAAGGTCGTGATGCATTAGGTGGGGCGGCTGATGCTGTTTCAAAAGTGATTTCTTATGGAAATGAAGGAATTTCATTCTTATTTGGTGGTTTGGTTTCAGACAAAATGTTTGAAGTATTTGGTGGGGGCGGCTTCGTCTTTGCTTTCCGTGTATTACCAACTATCGTTTTCTTCTCTGCGTTAATTTCAGTACTTTACTACGTGGGTATTATGCAAATGGTTATCCGAGTATTAGGTGGTTTATTACAAAAAGCACTAGGTACTTCGCAAGCAGAATCAATGTCAGCAGCTGCAAATATCTTTGTTGGACAGACAGAAGCCCCATTAGTGGTTAAGCCTTTTGTAAATAAAATGACTGAATCAGAGCTATTTGCTGTAATGAGTGGTGGTACTGCTTCAATTGCAGGTGCTGTAATGGCAGCTTATGCAGGAATGGGTGTTCCATTACCTTACTTAATTGCTGCATCGTTTATGGCGGCACCGGGTGGATTATTATTTGCTAAAATTATTCTTCCACAAACAGAACAATTTAAAGATCAATTAGAAGAAGTTGATTTAGAGAAACCAGCAAACGTATTAGAAGCCGCAGCTTCAGGTGCAAGCACAGGTTTAGGCTTAGCGGCTAACGTAGGTGCAATGTTAATCGCATTTGTGGCGTTAATTGCATTAATTAATGGTGTAATCGGTGGTATTGGTGGCTGGTTTGATCATCCAGAATGGTCATTAAGTCTTATCTTCGGTTTAGTATTTAAACCATTAGCTTGGGTCATTGGTGTACCTTGGAATGAAGCATCAATTGCAGGTGAAATGATTGGGCTTAAATTGGTTGTAAATGAGTTTGTGGGTTACTTAGAGTTCATTAAATATTTAGCGCCAGAATCAGCAGTTCATTTAACAGATAAAACAGTTGCAATTGTTACTTTCGCACTTTGTGGATTTGCAAACTTTAGTTCAATTGCAATCCTAATCGGTGGTATTGGTACAATGGCGCCTAGTCGTCGTAGTGATATTGCTCGTTTAGGTATGAGAGCAGTATTAGCAGGATCACTTTCTAACTTAATGAGTGCAACTATTGCAGGATTATTTATTGGAATTAGTGGAGCACTGGTTTAA
- a CDS encoding class I adenylate cyclase, producing the protein MSQLSLLSKEYQSVLQMEIAKQQVDALDELRIERALSSYDIDSKHIFQLLPVLINYNHPSLPGYVPAVSKGIWHFTPTAYQDHYLQEKLGTAIELFTEDEPDFDGIYAMGSTGSISQTPLSDLDIWVCSEKEFSVQQRSLIESKFNLIKEWANQFQVEIHFYLMNPNQFKNHLYHNQVSKENSGSAQHFFLLDEFYRSAIRLAGKRILWLHLLKSQGQSYQEAIDQAVANGLVLSEWVDFGDFSELSIDEFFGASLWQLYKSINSPYKSALKILLLESYTKTYPETNLISKQFKKILLEEGRNDYHFDPYLAMLEQVTDYLIQEEEFERLENIRCCFYIKVTSGKQYRGGRLSKLQDLISQWQWSPEQLNVLDSRSFWKIKQAMEHQQTLVDLFIQSYYNLVNFARKLNVEPRILSQDSDALMRQLYSTFEVLPDKVPLLNNKIKWNLEEKELTFVESNSSTSERGWYLLNHEPKIVYNSSNRYVQYFPHLTQLVAWAYFNGLIAPKTRLHIMSKTVSLAKLRKFITDLRLYMPIKSPLPSSEAWYHPNEIRHLAVIVNLTKDSTYEQGLDISKLSLTDLFNLSSSSQRIIGSIGLIYRNMWNEIRTEYFEGDNALLDALKLLSNKLYQSVSAPHSLNVFCYSHYLNYELQMFISNLVNRCIVVQTGVNYQKQSSIRSDISNKKWQLVFEDSVVSDEPKLGNVQQESKMAYLKANPLPKEIGNFAVEGFTQFFFENRGDKTFNVYILDEKNQLDIYLNCIGSKAQKVRLINATYAEKQAEKISFSFPQFYQFTTKGGEQHIELFKV; encoded by the coding sequence GTGTCTCAATTAAGTCTATTATCAAAAGAATATCAAAGTGTTTTGCAAATGGAAATTGCAAAACAGCAAGTTGATGCCCTTGATGAATTGAGAATTGAAAGAGCTCTGTCTTCTTATGACATTGATTCTAAACATATTTTTCAACTACTTCCTGTTTTAATTAACTATAATCATCCCTCCTTACCTGGATATGTTCCTGCTGTGTCAAAAGGTATTTGGCATTTCACTCCTACTGCTTATCAAGATCACTATTTACAAGAAAAATTGGGTACTGCTATTGAGTTATTTACAGAAGATGAACCTGATTTTGATGGGATATATGCAATGGGTAGTACGGGTTCCATTTCACAGACTCCATTATCTGATTTGGATATTTGGGTGTGTAGTGAGAAGGAGTTTAGTGTACAGCAGCGGTCATTGATAGAGAGTAAATTTAATTTAATTAAAGAGTGGGCAAATCAGTTTCAGGTTGAAATTCATTTTTATTTGATGAACCCTAATCAGTTTAAAAACCATCTTTATCATAATCAAGTGTCGAAAGAAAATAGCGGATCGGCACAACACTTTTTTTTATTGGATGAATTTTATCGTTCTGCCATTAGATTAGCGGGTAAACGCATTTTGTGGCTTCACTTACTCAAATCACAAGGGCAATCATATCAAGAAGCGATTGATCAAGCTGTTGCTAATGGTCTTGTTCTTAGTGAATGGGTTGATTTTGGTGATTTTTCAGAGCTTTCTATTGATGAGTTTTTTGGTGCTAGTTTGTGGCAGCTTTATAAAAGCATTAATTCTCCCTACAAATCCGCACTAAAAATTTTATTGTTAGAAAGTTATACAAAAACCTATCCAGAAACAAATTTGATCTCTAAGCAATTCAAAAAAATTCTATTAGAAGAAGGGAGAAATGACTACCATTTTGATCCTTACTTAGCAATGCTTGAGCAAGTGACAGACTATTTAATTCAGGAAGAAGAATTTGAGCGCCTTGAAAATATTCGATGCTGTTTTTATATAAAAGTAACTAGTGGTAAACAATACAGAGGTGGGCGATTAAGTAAGTTACAAGATCTTATTTCACAGTGGCAATGGTCACCCGAGCAGCTGAATGTATTAGATAGTCGATCTTTTTGGAAGATAAAGCAAGCGATGGAGCATCAACAAACTTTGGTTGATCTCTTTATTCAAAGCTATTATAACTTGGTTAATTTTGCTAGAAAGTTGAATGTTGAGCCTAGAATTTTATCTCAAGATAGCGATGCACTAATGCGTCAACTTTACTCTACTTTTGAAGTGTTGCCTGATAAAGTTCCTTTGCTCAATAATAAAATTAAATGGAATTTAGAGGAGAAAGAGCTGACTTTTGTTGAATCGAATAGTTCAACTTCTGAAAGAGGGTGGTATTTGTTAAATCACGAACCTAAAATTGTTTATAATTCAAGCAATCGTTATGTTCAATATTTCCCTCATCTGACCCAACTTGTTGCTTGGGCTTATTTTAATGGATTGATTGCGCCTAAAACACGTTTACATATTATGAGTAAAACAGTGAGTTTAGCAAAATTACGCAAATTTATTACTGATTTACGTTTGTATATGCCTATCAAGTCGCCATTACCAAGTAGTGAAGCATGGTATCACCCTAATGAAATACGACATTTAGCTGTTATTGTGAATTTAACGAAAGATTCTACTTATGAGCAAGGTTTAGATATTTCTAAGTTATCATTGACAGATCTTTTTAATTTAAGCAGCTCATCACAACGAATTATTGGAAGTATTGGATTGATTTATCGTAATATGTGGAATGAAATTCGTACTGAGTATTTTGAAGGTGATAATGCGTTATTGGATGCATTAAAGTTGCTTTCAAATAAATTGTACCAAAGTGTTTCTGCTCCACATTCTTTAAATGTTTTTTGCTATTCGCATTACCTTAACTATGAGTTACAGATGTTTATCAGTAATTTAGTGAATCGTTGTATAGTGGTGCAAACAGGCGTGAATTATCAAAAACAATCATCGATTCGCTCAGATATTTCTAATAAAAAATGGCAATTGGTGTTTGAAGATAGTGTGGTGAGTGATGAACCAAAGCTAGGGAACGTGCAACAAGAAAGTAAAATGGCTTATTTAAAAGCAAATCCGTTACCAAAGGAAATTGGTAATTTTGCAGTAGAAGGTTTTACGCAATTTTTCTTTGAGAATCGTGGTGATAAAACATTTAATGTGTATATTTTAGATGAAAAGAATCAATTAGATATTTATTTAAATTGTATTGGTAGTAAAGCACAAAAGGTTCGGCTGATCAATGCAACTTATGCAGAGAAGCAAGCCGAGAAGATAAGTTTTAGCTTTCCTCAGTTTTATCAATTTACCACTAAGGGAGGGGAGCAACATATCGAATTGTTTAAAGTATGA